TCTTCTCACGGCAGGAATAGAACAGGAGCGCCGAAAAAATGCCTGCGAATACGATCAATAATAGTACCGCCAACCAGAGCTCCATAAACATTCCCTCCTCGATAGCAATTCATTTTCAGCGCCCGTGCGTTTGCTCTCAGCTGTTTCTCCCATAGGGTTGGCCGCTTTGGAAAAACACTGCTGATTTCATCATTTCGATATTTTGCCGACTTCATATTCTTCAAACCGATAACAAACACAGCTCCGCCGCTTCTTTTACACTGACATATTCCATATTGGGCTCCTCTCAAATCAAAGAAATGCCTTAGAGCTTATTATGTTTCCTTCTGAGGAAGTTTTCAAGAAATAAAAGGCTGTTTCTTGTTCACAGGCTTTTATTTGATATTGTATCGGAGCACCGATATGACATGGTCGAGGTGACCGGAATGAACTTGGAGCAGCTTTTGAAGGAAAGGGAATTTACCGACCCACATCATAATAAAATCCATCTTTCCGAATATCCCTATTTTTGCATTGAACACTGGATAGTCCTATGTTAAATTAAAATGGGTGATACAAGATGTCATTCCAGATCATCTCCCTACTCCGGCAAGAAAAAAGAGAAGATGTTGAGAGAAGGGGAGTTGTCTGCGATGTTGTTCGAAACAAAAGAGTACACAGAGGCTTATTACGTCATGACAACTCGTAACGGGTTAACATACTATAAAGCTTCATCCGCCATAGTGACGAAGTATGAGGAGGATTTTATACTTTGGACAATGTCGATATCATTAATCTGCTATTGGTTTTATCCACATTGGTTATATTATATTTCTTATTATTAGTCGCGAAAAGAACGTCCAAAAAACAAATCCATTATGCTGTTTTAAGCATAACAGCCAGCATGCTCCTATGGAATGTCGCAGTGTTATTGTATTCGACTTTTGACAATGCCCGATCGATAATGGCAATTTGTGAGCGACTGTACTTTTTGGGTACGATTCTCGTATCAATTTCAATATTATTTACCGGGCTAATATTTGCGCAAACCAAAATAAAATTTACATGGAAGCATGCACTACTGTTTGTCGTTCCCAGCATCTCTATTGTGGTGCTGCTTACGAATCAAAGTCATCACTTGTTTTATGCTGTCTTTAGCTTGATACCCTCCAAGCAAAATTTTGGCATCTATTTTACTGTACATACGATATATTCCTATTTGTGTATAGGGATTGGTTTGGCTTTCCTGGCGGTTTTCTCCATAAAAAATTATGGCGTTTTCTCCAAACAATCCTCATTAATATTTATCGGTATTATGATTTCACTGATCATTGATACAATCAGCACATTTAAGATCTTTGATTGGTCAACGGCAATCGAAAATATCGCCTTTGCCGTGACCATTAGCTTTTTTATAATAGCCACGGTAAAGTTCGATTTCCTGAACGTAATCCCCATCGCCTTGCAAACAGTTGTTGATTTGATTTCTGACAGCTATGTGGTGATTGATGAGGATTTTGAGATCATTGATTACAACAAAGCTTTTATAAGCAGTTTTACCGGGGTATCTAGAAAAGTCAGCATTGCGGCAATAATTAAAAAGAATTATGACGATCTCAATGTTAAGAGGTTCATGGAATTCCTGGACGAAGCAGTTTGTGAGCAAAAAAAGGTGAGCTTTGAAATGCCCAAATCCCTGGGCGAAGCCATCGTCTATTATATGGTGAAAATCACACCCATTTATGACAGCGGCAATCATATAGGAACGATAATTTTAAAACAGGATATTACCGAGCATAAAAATAATTTGCAGGAGGTTATGCAGCTCAATGAGAGACTGCAGAGTCTGGCAACCCAAGATTGGCTGACGCAGTCTTATAATAGGTATTTCTTTGATGAAAGATTACAGCAGGAGATTGACCTGGTAAACAGACTGCAGGTATACGGTCAGGAATCAGGCAATAGCATCAATAATTTTGGGTTAATCATGTTTGATATAGACTATTTTAAAATCTATAACGATAACAATGGGCATCTGGCCGGAGATGAGCTTTTACAAACAATCGTTACGGTTGTTAAAAAGGCATTATATTCAACGGATATATTATGCAGATACGGCGGAGAAGAGTTTGCCGTTATTTGCTGCCATACCTCAGAGAAGGGAATTAAAATAGCTGCGGAAAAGATCAGAAAAACTGTAGAAGATTATAAGTTCAGGTTTCAGGATAAACAGCCGGGTGGTATCTTGACAGTCAGCGTTGGTGCGGCATACTACTCAACGGCTAACGTGAAAAGAGAGGATTTAATAAAAAGAGCGGATAATTATCTGTATTTAGCCAAAAAAAGCGGAAGAAATAAGGCTGTTTTTTAGTGCATAAGCATACATATGGATGCCGAGCCCAAGCCAAACCATAATCAGTTTGTGCTGCATGGTCGAATTTTACCCAACACTGAATCAGGTAACCCCCCGGCATAAAACCGAGGGGTTCACTTAAAATTAATTCCGGCGACGACCTACTCTCCCAGGGCAGATGCCCAAGTACCATCGGCCTCAAAGAGCTTAACTTCCGTGTTCGGGATGGGAACGGGTGTATCCTCTCCAGTATGGTCACCGGAAAACTTTATAAACTTGTCAGGGATATAAAGTTAATATCTCAAGTGCCAAGCACCCAACCTATTAACTTATTGTTCACTCAAAAATGCACAGCTGAGCAAGTTTTATTTCAACAAGGTAAAATACATCTTGTATCCGGCAGCAGTATGGTTGGTTTATCGCCTAGCGGCAACCAACCGCCAACTTCCGATTAACAAAATCAGAGCACCGAATTTAAGGTCAAGTCCTCGACCTATTAGTACCGGTCCGCTGCACACATTGCTGTGCTTGCACGCCCGGTCTATCTACCTGGTAGTCTGCCAGGGGTCTTACTCCATTAACTGGATGGGAAACCTTATCTAGAGGGGGGCTTCGCGCTTAGATGCCTTCAGCGCTTATCCCGGCCGGATTTGGGTACCCAGCGCTACCGCTGGCGCGATAACTGGTACGCCAGTGATCCGTCCATCCCGGTCCTCTCGTACTAGGGACAGCTCCTCGCAAGTTTCCTGCGCCTGCGACGGATAGGGACCGAACTGTCTCACGACGTTCTGAACCCAGCTCACGTACCGCTTTAATGGGCGAACAGCCCAACCCTTGGGACCTACTACAGCCCCAGGATGCGATGAGCCGACATCGAGGTGCCAAACCTCCCCGTCGATGTGGACTCTTGGGGGAGATAAGCCTGTTATCCCCGGGGTAGCTTTTATCCGTTGAGCGACGGCTCTTCCACGCGAATGCCGCCGGATCACTAAGCCCGACTTTCGTCCCAGCTCGACTTGTTGGTCTCGCTGTCAAGCTCCCTTTTGCCTTTACACTCTATCCGCGCGATTTCCAACCGCGCTGAGGGAACCTTTGGGCGCCTCCGTTACTTTTTGGGAGGCGACCGCCCCAGTCAAACTGCCCACCTGACACTGTCCATGGAGCCGATTCAGGCTCCGGTGTTAGAATTTCAATATCACAAGGGTGGTATCCCAACGGTGGCTCCGTTAAGACTGGCGCCCTAACTTCTCAGCCTCCCACCTATCCTGTACATGCAATACCAAAATCCAATGTCAAGCTGCAGTAAAGCTCCACGGGGTCTTTCTGTCCTGTCGCAGGTAGCCGGCATCTTTACCGGCATTACAAGTTCGCCGAGTCCCTCGTTGAGACAGCGCCCAAATCGTTACGCCTTTCGTGCGGGTCGGAACTTACCCGACAAGGAATTTCGCTACCTTAGGACCGTTATAGTTACGGCCGCCGTTTACTGGGGCTTCGGTTTAAAGCTTCGCTTGCGCTAACCTCTCCCCTTAACCTTCCAGCACCGGGCAGGCGTCAGCTCCTATACGTCATCTTGCGATTTAGCAGGAACCTGTGTTTTTGGTAAACAGTCGCTTGGGCCTTTTCTCTGCGACTCCTTCATGCTCTGACAGTTAATGTCTTTACACTAATGGAGTACCCCTTCTCCCGAAGTTACGGGGTCATTTTGCCGAGTTCCTTAACGAGGGTTTTCTCGCGCGCCTTAGGATTCTCACCCCACCTACCTGTGTCGGTTTGCGGTACGGGCACCTTAGAGCCTCGTTAGAGGTTTTTCTTGACAGTTTGGGTGCAGCCACTTCGCTACTTGTTTTCGCTCCCCGTCACTTCTCAGGCTTCTTGAACCGCGGTTTTGCCTGCGGTTCGCCCTACGAGCTTGGACGCGCTTTTCCATCCGCGCGCTTGGCTTGCCCTGCTGTGTCACCCCATCCTTATAACGGCTTTAAGGTGGTATCGGATTCTCCACCGATTGTCCATCGCCTACGCTTTTCAGCCTCGGCTTAGGGCCCGACTTACCCTGGGCGGACGAGCCTTCCCCAGGAATCCTTAGGTTTTCGGCGGGCAGGATTCTCACCTGCCTTTGCGCTTACTTATACCGGCATTCTCACTTCCCATCAGTCCACTACTCCTTACGGTATAGCTTCTATCCAATGGGAACGCTCCCCTACCAATTCATTGCTGAATTCCGCAGTTTCGGTACCGTGCTTGAGCCCCGTTACATTTTCGGCGCAAGGTCACTTGACCAGTGAGCTATTACGCACTCTTTAAATGGTGGCTGCTTCTGAGCCAACATCCTGGTTGTCCGGGCAACCTCACATCCTTTGCCACTTAGCACGATTTAGGGACCTTAACTGGCGGTCTGGGCTGTTTCCCTCTCGACTACGAATCTTAGCACCCGCAGTCTGACTCCTGTACTTTAATAGTCCGGCATTCGAAGTTTGATTGAGTTCGGTAACCGGTGAAGGCCCCTAGCCCATTCAGTGCTCTACCTCCGGCTATTTTGTACAAGGCTAGCCCTAAAGCTATTTCGGGGAGAACCAGCTATCTCCGGGTTCGATTGGCATTTCACCCCTACCCACACCTCATCCACCGCCTTTTCAACGACGGTTGGTTCGAGCCTTCACGAGATGTTACTCCCGCTTCACTCTGGACATGGGTAGATCACCCGGTTTCGGGTCTACTTCAGCGTACTATGACGCCCTTTTTAGACTTGCTTTCGCTGCGGTTTACGGCCTTGATCAGCCTTAACCTGGCACGCTAAAGGTAACTCGCCGGTCCGTTCTACAAAAAGTACGCCATTACACGTTAATTGTGCTTTGACTGGTTGTAAGCGTACGGTTTCAGGTTCTGTTTCACTCCCCTCCCGGGGTGCTTTTCACCTTTCCCTCACGGTACTTGTGCACTATCGGTCGCTAAGGGTAGTTAGCCTTGGAAGGTGGTCCTCCCTGATTCCCACGGGGTTTCTCGTGTCCCGCGGTACTTGGGATGCTCTCTGAATTGACTTGCCTTTTCGCCTACAGGGCTGTTACCTTCTGTGGCCCGCCGTTCCTGGCGGGTTCGGCTAAGGTTGTCAGTCCGTTGTGAGAGTCCCGCAACCCCTATTCCGCACGCGAAATAGGTTTAGGCTGGCCCCGGTTCGCTCGCCGCTACTTGGGGGTTCTCGGTTGATTTCTTCTCCTCCGGTTACTTAGATGTTTCAGTTCACCGGGTGCCCTTCTTATGTCTATGTGTTCAACATAAGATGTTACCTCGTTACTGGTAACGGGTTGCCCCATTCGGAGATCTACGGGTCTATGCCTGCTTGCGGCTCACCGTAGCTTTTCGCAGCTTACCACGTCCTTCATCGGCCCTTAGCGCCCAGGCATCCACCGTACGCTCTTTCTAGCTTGACCTTTTGGTCTTCGGCGTCTTGTGCTTTTTACCTGTGCTTTACTTATACTTGCTTGCTTTCGCTGTGCAGTTTTCAAGGAACATGGTGGGCCTGGGTGGACTCGAACCACCGACCTCACGCTTATCAGGCGTGCGCTCTAACCGGCTGAGCTACAAGCCCCAATTGAGGGGATTTAGTCCCTCAAAACCAAACAGTGCGTTTTATATAGATGTCCGACCTAGGATTTAGGTGGTGGGTTATGGCTATACCAGTAACCACCACATAATCTCCTTAGAAAGGAGGTGATCCAGCCGCACCTTCCGATACGGCTACCTTGTTACGACTTCACCCCAATTACCGACCCCACCTTCGACGGCTGTTCCCTTTACAGGTTAACTCACCGGCTTCGGGTGTTGCCAACTTTCGTGGTGTGACGGGCGGTGTGTACAAGGCCCGGGAACGTATTCACCGCAGTATGCTGACCTGCGATTACTAGCGATTCCGACTTCATGCAGGCGAGTTGCAGCCTGCAATCCGAACTGGGACCGGCTTTCTCGGGTTCGCTTCACCTCGCGGCTGCGCGTCCGTCTGTACCGGCCATTGTAGTACGTGTGTAGCCCAGATCATAAAGGGCATGATGATTTGACGTCATCCCCACCTTCCTCCGTTTTGTCAACGGCAGTCCCTTTAGAGTGCCCAACCTCACTTGATGGCAACTAAAGGTAGGGGTTGCGCTCGTTGCGGGACTTAACCCAACATCTCACGACACGAGCTGACGACAACCATGCACCACCTGTCTTCCTGTCTCCCGAAGAAGAAGACTGTGTTTCCACAGCTGGCAGGAGATGTCAAGACCTGGTAAGGTTCTTCGCGTTGCGTCGAATTAAACCACATACTCCACCGCTTGTGCGGGCCCCCGTCAATTCCTTTGAGTTTCAGCCTTGCGGCCGTACTCCCCAGGCGGGGTGCTTATTGCGTTAACTGCGGCACTGGAGGGGTCGATACCCCCAACACCTAGCACCCATCGTTTACGGCGTGGACTACCAGGGTATCTAATCCTGTTTGCTACCCACGCTTTCGCGCCTCAGCGTCAGTTACAGGCCAGGGAGCCGCTTTCGCCACTGGTGTTCCTCCCAATATCTACGCATTTCACCGCTACACTGGGAATTCCACTCCCCTCTTCTGCACTCAAGCCCGACAGTTTCAATCGACAGCTACCGGTTAAGCCGATAGGTTTCACGACTGACTTGCGCAAGCCGCCTACACGCCCTTTACGCCCAGTAATTCCGGACAACGCTCGCCCCCTACGTTTTACCGCGGCTGCTGGCACGTAGTTAGCCGGGGCTTCCTCCAAAGGTACCGTCATTTGTTTCTTCCCTTTGGACAGAGTTTTACAATCCGAAAACCTTCATCACTCACGCGGCGTTGCTCCGTCAGGCTTGCGCCCATTGCGGAAGATTCCCCACTGCTGCCTCCCGTAGGAGTCTGGACCGTGTCTCAGTTCCAGTGTGGCCGGTCGCCCTCTCAGGCCGGCTACCCATCGCGGCCTTGGTAGGCCGTTACCCTACCAACAAGCTAATGGGACGCGGACCCATCCTGTAGCGGTTTGCACCTTTCTTCATCCGGTTATGCAACCAGATGAACTTATCCGGTATTAGCACCGGTTTCCCGGCGTTATCCCAGGCTATGGGGCAGGTTATCCACGCGTTACTCACCCGTCCGCCACTTGGTTTAGCAAGAAGTAAACTCCTCGCTAAACCCCGTTCGACTTGCATGTGTTAAGCACGCCGCCAGCGTTCGTCCTGAGCCAGGATCAAACTCTCCATAAAAGTTTATGCTAAGCGGGTTTGGTCTGCTTTAGGCTGCCCAGCCTTATTGGGCTGGATGACTTTATAGCAGCTTGTGCCCGTTTGCTTTTTAAGTGAGTTTAATCTGCTCGTTTTATGATTTACTCGTTTATTCGTTTGCTAAAAACCGCTGCTGTTTGGCTTTGGCTTTTAGCTTCGTTTGACGAGGTTTGATTGGCCGCCGTCGCTTGGCTCGGTTATTAATAACCAACCACGTCCGGCGTCCGTTTCCATCTCTTTGCACTGTTTAGTTTTCAAGGATCACGCAGTGTCTTTCTTACACCGACAAAATAGATTATATCACTTTATGCCGAGCGGTGTCAATGGCAATTCCTAGTTTATTTAGTGGTTTATCTGCTATTTGCCAGCACTGCTCTGCGATTCCTTTTTTCGTCGCTATGATAACGGCGACATTTGATAATATAGCACATTTTTTTTTACTTGGCAATAGGTATTGTGTAGTTTTATTTTCCGGACAGCGCTTTTTATATACATTCGGCGCGGTTAGATCTGCAATACAGCTGTTGTGCTTCTTCCCCGGTCATTCAGCACATGAGTGGCGCAAAATATACGGGGATCAAAAGATCAAATTGTATGACCCGGAATACTAACCGGCTACTCGCTATTAGCCACAGGAGTACCCACCGTAGCATTTCCCACCGAACTAAGCCCTCCTAATTAATCCTCGGGAGAGAAATACTGCATCGGGGAGTGTCGCAAAACTACTTTCTTAGAGTAGTGAGCGACGCTCCCCTTTCCGGATACAGCCAATTATTTCGATAATAATCCGGTATCTTTACAAAAGGCTGCCGCACTATGAACTATTTAGTCCGTTGTGCAACAGCCCCTTCCGCCTTTATGCGAACGCTGTGTATAAAAAACATCCCGTATGCTATCCGTAATAACCTGTCGCCTCTCGCAAAAGCTGTGCTGGAGTTTACCTCCAAAAAAAAAAGAACGGCGGTTGTTCCGCCGAATTAATAGGGTATATAATTAACCCCCAGAGTATGGAGTGGGTTTAACAAAAAAGGTCATAGTTTCCTCCCCGAAGAAACTATGACCTGCGCAAATACCATACTTAACGGTAGCACATTCCTCTCCGCGGAAGGTTAATGCATACAAACTACCCGGGCAGGTTTCCTGACTTATGGATCATCACCTGTTTTCGCCTTCCCGGAAATATACATTCCGGTGGCTTATGAAAACGGCTTCCCATTTACAGTGGCCGGACCGTCCAGGAATTACACCTGGTTCCCTTTTACCCCTATTGCAAGGCACCCTGAGTATTATTCAATTAACTTGCTTTACAGGATTATATCAGTATTTATAGGTATTGTCCACAAAAAGTTATCAATCAGCCGACAAAATTACCTTATCATAAGGGATAACCGTTTTTCAAAAGCATCTCCATATATCGCTTAACAGTAAGAAGCCTTCCATCCACAAGGAAGGAAGGCTTCTATGTTATAAGCCCGTAATGACCTGCGCTACAACCACCATGAACATCTATGCGGCCCATAACAGCCTCTTAAGCTGCCACAAGCCATTTCGACACTCATATGATCTTTGCTCAACCACTATGGATACCTAATAAGCTTGCAGCAATCTCTCGACTACTACAAACCCAAACAATTAACATGCGGGTAAGATAATTGTTTTTTCGACATCCATAATAATCTTAACTCGATCGATAAACATCCCTTAGACTATATGATAATCAATATAGACTGCCATACAGCCTACCGGAACGTTATCAATCCGCCCGCCGGCTAATATCGAGCCGACCAGACCCGGTATTAACCTTTAGTCGACTGTTACAGAGCCTTTAAGTCCTGCAGCAATCTTGTCCCGGCCATTACGGACCTTACGCTAGTATTATGGCTGTTTTGTAAAAAAATATAGGTGGAATCTTGTACCATCAACTTATTCAGCATCGGGCACTCCGAGAACCCCAACTATTTACTGCAACCAGCCAATGACCTTACAGCTTGCTTTGGTAAAAATTTTTATATTCCTGCCTCAAATCCCTTTTTAAAATTTTACCGCTGGGGGTTTTAGGCAATTGTTTAATAAATATAACCCCTTTGGGTACTTTAAAGCCAGCCAGGTTTTTCTTGCACAAATCAATGATTTCCTCTTTTGCGATAGTCTCGCCTTCTTTAGGCACCACGATAGCGGTAACTCCTTCCACCCATATGTCATGGGATAGGCCCACCACCGCCACCTCAGATACGCGAGGATCTAAATATATGACTTCTTCAACTTCACGGGTGGGAACATTCTCACCCCCGGTTTTGATCATATCCTTCTTACGGTCGATAACCGACACAAAATTATCATCATCTAAAATACCGATATCACCACTATGGAACCAACCGTTGGCCAAAGTGGCATCTGTCTTTTCAGCCTCCTTCAAATAAAACAACATAGTATGTGGCCCCCGACCGCAAATCTCGCCGGGTACATTAGAAACTGCAATATGCCGGTGCTCGTCATCTTGAATACGGGTTTCCATATTTAAACCGCCCTGCCCTGCCGAACCGGCCTTAGACATTTGGTAGCGGGGTTTTAATACGGTATGATAGGGGCTTAGCTCCGTTTGCCCATAGTAGTTGTAAAAATCCCGGCAGTTGGGCAGTCTTCTCTGAATTTCTTTCAGCACTTCCACCGGCATTATGGAAGCGCCGTAATATCCTTTGGTAATGCTATCGAGGTTGTATTTTTCAAAATCGGGATGTCTAAGCAATCCGATCCATACGGTAGGTGGCGCAAAGAACATGGTTACTTTATAATTCTCAATATACTCCATTATTTGCCTGGGATCCGCTTGCAGCAAAAGTAGGTTGGTTGCCCCGAGCATAAGACAGGGGTTAAGGAAGCAATCCCGCTGAGCACAGTGAAAAATAGGCAATGCATTGAGGTTAACATCATCGGTATGATACTGCCCGTCAATAATACAGCCTGTATATTCCGCAATAAGTGATTGGTTGGTAAGTATAACCCCCTTGGGCAAAGTCTCTGTACCGCTTGTGTAAGTCATTTGCACCGGGTCCTCAATATTTAATTCTACATCAGGCTCACTGGCCGGGTATTGGCTGTACCAGCTATCATAATCGGCAAAACCAACGGGAGCGATCTCCCCTTTCCCCTGATTTGACCATATAAAAGTTTTGACAGCAGGCATATCGTCAATAACGTCCTTTACTAAATCATATAAAGCATCCTCTACAATAAAAACTTTACTTTCCGAGTGATTAATACAAAAGCTGATGTCTTTATCTCTTAACAGATAATTAACTGCCAAATAGATGCCCCCTGCTTTGGCGGTACCTAGCCAGGTGATTACGTGATGAATGGTATTATGCGCTAATATAGCCACCCGATCATACTTTTGCAATCCCAAATGCAGCAGGGCATTGGCAAACCGATTGCACTCTTCTTCCAGTTGGGTATAGGTTAGGGTTTTATCATTGAAGATCAAGGCCGGCTTATTGGGATAACGATAGGCACTGCGACAAACCATATCGGCAATTACCCAGCGATTAACCTTATTATAACGACTGCGGATGAAATCCAGGTTTTCCTTATTAATCACGTTAAACTTTTCTTTCTCCCGGTCAGTTAATAAAAACATAAATGGATCCCCCTCAATATGTGCAATATTTTATATATATGAAATTTTTAAAATATTCACCACGTAGAAACAAATTCAATCAGCGAATTGTTTTTTTAATACGTTTAGCCAACAAACGTCTTTGAACTTTGCCGGTTGTTCCTCTGGGCAGTTCACTGACAAACTTATATGCTCCGGGAATTTTAAAGTGTGCAAGCTTATCACTTTCTCTAAGAAAAACTTCAATATCCCCCGCGGTAAGAGATATATTATTACTCACAATAAATGCTGTGATTTCAATTCCCCGCCAGCTGTCCACCCCGACCACAGCCGCTTCCTGAATATCCGGATGTTCAATCAACACCTCTTCAATTTCCCGGGGATAAATATTATCCACTCCCCAAAAAATGCAATCATCATAACGGTCAACCAGCCACAAATAACCTTCCCTGTCAATGTACCCGATATCTCCTGTGTGGTACCAACCTCCATACAACACTCGGGCAGTCATTTCCGGCCGGTTATAGTATCCCTGCATCATGCCCGTGCCTCGAACAATAATCTCCCCCTTATGACCGGCTTCCACAATGTCCTCCGGCTGAGAGGGGTAAACATCATCCATGCGCACTACTCTAATATCGTGATTAATAAGCGGCTTACCGACCGATCCAAGCTTATCGGCTTGTTCATGGGGAAGCAGAACGGATATGACCGGTCCCATCTCAGTCATGCCGTAATAATGAATCATTTTAGTTTGCAGGGATTGCTGACACTGCACCGTTAAATCCGGAGGCATTGGGGCACCGCCGCTCATTAAAAGGCGAAACCACGGCAAGCGGCGCTGGCCGACCTGTTCCACAAGAGCTTTCCACCTGGACGGATCGGCATACATAACCGTAATTTTTTCTATCTCTAAAACTTGGAACACACTCTGAGTGCTGAAGGTTTTATGAATAATGTTGGCGGCACCCGCATGCACCCGCGGCATAAAAAAGCAATGCAGTTCGGCTGAGTGATACAGCGGTGCCACGGATAAACCACGGTCTTGATAAGTCAGCTGCTGAGTGGCGATCATGCACATACTGTGCTCGACAATATCCCGATGCCTGTGGATAACCCCTTTATGTTTGCCTGTTGTGCCGCTGGTATAGATTATAGAATACCAGTCATTTTCAAGCACCTGTGCTTGCGGGCGATAATCCGGCTGTTCCTGAAGCAGCTGATAATAAGGCACGGTATAATCCGGCGGCTGTTCATCCACATATATAAAATGTTCCACCGTTTTTATTTTGGCGCGAGCCTTAAGCACCCTTTCCCGCTCATCCGCGCCATAGACCAATGCCCGTGACTCGGCATCGTTTAAAATAAAAGCCAGTTCAGCGGGACTCAACTGACAGTTAATGGGATTTGCAACCGCACCCACTCTGGCTGTCGCAAATAGAGTACTTACCAATTCGCCGGTATTGCCTAAAAACGTCGATACCCGGTCCCCCTTAGCAATGCCCAGCTTCAACAGACCGTTGGCCATACGATTAACCTGATCGTTCCATTCCCGATAAGTAAACCGCTGGTACTTAGCCGGATAAATTAAAGCCGGCCGATCCGGGTATTTTGCTGCAGACAACTCCAGAATGCTGCTAATAGTTAACATTGGTGACAGTTACACAGCCCACACCTGGATTCCGATCCGAGTGCCCGGCGTGCCCTCCTGCAAAAACAGTCTTATATGTCATAGAAAATAATACGCCCCTTTTTATTTTTTAACTATGCATCATACGCATCGCTGCCGCATCTGATCTTTAAATATTAAGCAGTAACTAATC
This genomic interval from Desulfoscipio sp. XC116 contains the following:
- a CDS encoding fatty acyl-CoA synthetase — encoded protein: MFLLTDREKEKFNVINKENLDFIRSRYNKVNRWVIADMVCRSAYRYPNKPALIFNDKTLTYTQLEEECNRFANALLHLGLQKYDRVAILAHNTIHHVITWLGTAKAGGIYLAVNYLLRDKDISFCINHSESKVFIVEDALYDLVKDVIDDMPAVKTFIWSNQGKGEIAPVGFADYDSWYSQYPASEPDVELNIEDPVQMTYTSGTETLPKGVILTNQSLIAEYTGCIIDGQYHTDDVNLNALPIFHCAQRDCFLNPCLMLGATNLLLLQADPRQIMEYIENYKVTMFFAPPTVWIGLLRHPDFEKYNLDSITKGYYGASIMPVEVLKEIQRRLPNCRDFYNYYGQTELSPYHTVLKPRYQMSKAGSAGQGGLNMETRIQDDEHRHIAVSNVPGEICGRGPHTMLFYLKEAEKTDATLANGWFHSGDIGILDDDNFVSVIDRKKDMIKTGGENVPTREVEEVIYLDPRVSEVAVVGLSHDIWVEGVTAIVVPKEGETIAKEEIIDLCKKNLAGFKVPKGVIFIKQLPKTPSGKILKRDLRQEYKNFYQSKL
- a CDS encoding diguanylate cyclase yields the protein MDNVDIINLLLVLSTLVILYFLLLVAKRTSKKQIHYAVLSITASMLLWNVAVLLYSTFDNARSIMAICERLYFLGTILVSISILFTGLIFAQTKIKFTWKHALLFVVPSISIVVLLTNQSHHLFYAVFSLIPSKQNFGIYFTVHTIYSYLCIGIGLAFLAVFSIKNYGVFSKQSSLIFIGIMISLIIDTISTFKIFDWSTAIENIAFAVTISFFIIATVKFDFLNVIPIALQTVVDLISDSYVVIDEDFEIIDYNKAFISSFTGVSRKVSIAAIIKKNYDDLNVKRFMEFLDEAVCEQKKVSFEMPKSLGEAIVYYMVKITPIYDSGNHIGTIILKQDITEHKNNLQEVMQLNERLQSLATQDWLTQSYNRYFFDERLQQEIDLVNRLQVYGQESGNSINNFGLIMFDIDYFKIYNDNNGHLAGDELLQTIVTVVKKALYSTDILCRYGGEEFAVICCHTSEKGIKIAAEKIRKTVEDYKFRFQDKQPGGILTVSVGAAYYSTANVKREDLIKRADNYLYLAKKSGRNKAVF
- a CDS encoding long-chain-fatty-acid--CoA ligase: MLTISSILELSAAKYPDRPALIYPAKYQRFTYREWNDQVNRMANGLLKLGIAKGDRVSTFLGNTGELVSTLFATARVGAVANPINCQLSPAELAFILNDAESRALVYGADERERVLKARAKIKTVEHFIYVDEQPPDYTVPYYQLLQEQPDYRPQAQVLENDWYSIIYTSGTTGKHKGVIHRHRDIVEHSMCMIATQQLTYQDRGLSVAPLYHSAELHCFFMPRVHAGAANIIHKTFSTQSVFQVLEIEKITVMYADPSRWKALVEQVGQRRLPWFRLLMSGGAPMPPDLTVQCQQSLQTKMIHYYGMTEMGPVISVLLPHEQADKLGSVGKPLINHDIRVVRMDDVYPSQPEDIVEAGHKGEIIVRGTGMMQGYYNRPEMTARVLYGGWYHTGDIGYIDREGYLWLVDRYDDCIFWGVDNIYPREIEEVLIEHPDIQEAAVVGVDSWRGIEITAFIVSNNISLTAGDIEVFLRESDKLAHFKIPGAYKFVSELPRGTTGKVQRRLLAKRIKKTIR